The following proteins are encoded in a genomic region of Hoeflea phototrophica DFL-43:
- a CDS encoding fatty acid desaturase, protein MRNDAEWRTLLVAGVCYAVWFLLAFGWAELPDTLRVLFLIPTISLHSSLQHEFLHGHPFRNQKLNDLLIAPPIGVLVPYLRFKSCHLNHHINENITDPYDDPESYYLDREVWSTIPAWLQRLLTFNNTLAGRTTVGPALAAIGFAISEFRRAMAGEPAVVRVWLRHILAVTALFWLITRFGSLHPAAYFLAAYLGMGLLMVRSFIEHQATEKANQRSVIIETRGPLSLLFLNNNFHSVHHAYPSLAWYRIPAFFRENRSRFLRMNGGYRYESYWEVFRRHGFRAKEPVAYPMDVRRNKHGDQS, encoded by the coding sequence ATGCGGAATGACGCGGAGTGGCGAACCCTGCTCGTTGCAGGCGTTTGCTATGCTGTGTGGTTTTTGCTGGCGTTTGGGTGGGCTGAGCTGCCTGACACATTGCGTGTCCTTTTCCTGATACCCACCATCTCGCTGCATTCCTCGCTCCAACACGAGTTTTTGCATGGTCATCCATTTCGGAACCAGAAACTGAACGATCTGCTGATCGCCCCGCCAATAGGAGTGCTGGTGCCTTACCTGCGCTTCAAATCCTGCCATCTCAACCATCACATCAACGAAAACATCACCGATCCCTATGACGATCCGGAGAGCTATTACCTCGACCGGGAGGTCTGGAGCACAATCCCGGCCTGGCTCCAGCGACTGCTGACCTTCAACAACACGCTTGCCGGACGAACCACAGTTGGGCCTGCATTGGCGGCAATCGGTTTCGCGATCAGCGAGTTCCGGCGTGCCATGGCCGGCGAGCCGGCTGTAGTCCGGGTCTGGCTGCGCCATATCCTGGCTGTGACAGCCCTGTTCTGGTTGATCACACGTTTCGGCAGTCTGCATCCGGCAGCCTATTTCCTCGCCGCCTATCTGGGCATGGGACTGTTGATGGTGCGCTCCTTCATCGAGCACCAGGCCACAGAAAAGGCCAATCAACGCTCGGTGATCATCGAAACCAGGGGACCGCTGAGCCTGTTGTTCCTCAACAACAACTTTCACTCGGTGCATCATGCCTATCCCTCACTCGCCTGGTACCGGATTCCAGCCTTCTTTCGCGAGAACCGGTCGAGGTTTCTGCGCATGAACGGTGGTTACCGGTACGAAAGCTACTGGGAGGTCTTCCGGCGCCACGGCTTCAGGGCAAAAGAGCCGGTGGCATACCCGATGGACGTAAGACGCAACAAGCACGGCGACCAAAGCTGA
- a CDS encoding phosphate/phosphite/phosphonate ABC transporter substrate-binding protein, protein MPASATSKSDARPGVAALPMYDWPEVRDATDALWSAIRAALIQEGIDAPAGLSRDGEAEALWTHPDLVLSQTCGFPYANGLSGKVALIATPSYRLEGVKPGHYFSVLVARRSSLPESLAGLQHRRLAFNMAHSQSGFAAPVRLLAGNGCTSMPEPLETGAHRASLKAVAAGEADWVAIDAIAWELAKRHEPAAAELVVFATTPETPALPLIASLRLARQAPRIAGAIDTALKRLDPAIKGSLCLSGLIPSNQQDYAPLAAALPVRDALPGFDRK, encoded by the coding sequence ATGCCTGCTTCAGCAACTTCCAAGAGCGACGCCCGGCCGGGCGTCGCCGCCTTGCCGATGTATGATTGGCCCGAAGTCCGCGATGCCACTGACGCGTTGTGGTCCGCCATCCGCGCTGCGCTGATCCAGGAAGGAATTGACGCGCCGGCAGGACTTTCGCGGGACGGCGAAGCCGAGGCCCTCTGGACCCATCCGGATCTGGTGCTCTCCCAGACCTGCGGCTTTCCCTATGCCAACGGCCTGAGCGGAAAAGTGGCCCTGATCGCAACCCCTTCCTACAGGCTCGAAGGCGTCAAACCCGGGCACTATTTCAGCGTTCTCGTTGCCCGCAGGTCCAGTCTGCCGGAAAGCCTGGCCGGGCTGCAGCACAGGCGCCTCGCATTCAACATGGCGCACTCCCAGTCAGGCTTTGCCGCGCCGGTCCGGCTGCTTGCCGGCAATGGCTGCACATCGATGCCGGAGCCACTCGAGACAGGGGCGCACCGCGCTTCCCTAAAGGCAGTGGCCGCAGGCGAAGCCGATTGGGTGGCAATCGACGCCATTGCCTGGGAGCTCGCCAAGCGGCATGAACCAGCAGCTGCCGAACTCGTGGTCTTTGCCACCACGCCGGAAACGCCCGCTTTGCCGTTGATTGCAAGTCTGCGCCTTGCCCGGCAGGCTCCACGGATCGCAGGCGCCATCGACACAGCCCTGAAACGGCTCGATCCCGCGATCAAAGGATCACTGTGTCTGTCGGGCCTGATCCCGTCAAACCAGCAGGATTACGCTCCGCTTGCAGCAGCTTTGCCGGTTCGGGATGCCCTGCCGGGGTTCGACCGCAAATGA
- a CDS encoding peptidoglycan -binding protein, translating into MSLARNRRRERGVDYWPGFVDALSTLLLAIMFLLTVFVLAQFFLSREISGRDQVLNRLNSQINELTQLLALERSGKQDLEDTLANLQASLSESETDRSRLQQLLDSGSGATAAAEAQIGALSETLDAEKKVSQRALNQVELLNQQISALRSQLAALEDALEVSETKDQETQAKIADLGRRLNVALAQRVQELNRYRSDFFGRLREILSSREDVRVVGDRFVFQSEVLFPSGGNELNPAGQEQMAKLAEAINELSREIPEEINWVLRVDGHTDNVPLSGTGRYADNWELSTARATSVVKYLIENGVPANRLVAAGFGEFQPIADGDSDEARATNRRIELKLTER; encoded by the coding sequence ATGTCTCTGGCGCGAAACCGGCGGCGGGAGCGAGGGGTCGATTATTGGCCCGGTTTTGTCGATGCGTTGTCGACGCTGCTGCTGGCGATCATGTTCTTGCTCACGGTGTTTGTGCTGGCGCAGTTTTTTCTGTCCCGCGAAATCTCCGGACGTGATCAGGTTCTCAACCGCCTCAACAGCCAGATCAATGAGCTGACGCAGCTGCTGGCGCTTGAGCGTTCAGGCAAGCAGGACCTTGAGGATACGCTTGCCAATCTGCAGGCGTCATTGTCGGAATCGGAGACGGACCGGTCGCGGCTCCAGCAATTGCTGGACAGCGGTTCGGGTGCCACAGCTGCGGCGGAAGCGCAGATCGGGGCGCTTAGCGAGACGCTGGATGCGGAGAAGAAGGTCTCGCAGCGAGCGCTCAACCAGGTGGAGCTGCTCAATCAGCAGATCTCGGCGCTCCGCTCACAGCTGGCGGCACTCGAGGATGCGCTCGAGGTCTCGGAAACCAAGGATCAGGAGACCCAGGCCAAGATTGCCGATCTCGGTCGCAGGCTCAATGTGGCGCTGGCGCAGCGGGTGCAGGAGCTCAACCGCTACCGGTCGGATTTCTTCGGACGGTTGCGTGAGATTCTCTCAAGCCGCGAAGATGTGCGCGTTGTCGGCGACCGCTTCGTGTTCCAGTCGGAAGTCCTGTTTCCGTCGGGGGGCAATGAGCTCAATCCGGCCGGCCAGGAGCAGATGGCGAAGCTTGCCGAGGCGATCAATGAGCTTTCGCGCGAGATCCCCGAGGAGATCAATTGGGTGCTTCGTGTGGATGGCCACACCGACAATGTGCCGTTGTCGGGGACCGGCCGCTATGCGGACAATTGGGAGCTGTCGACGGCGCGTGCCACCTCGGTCGTCAAATATCTGATCGAGAATGGTGTGCCGGCCAACCGTCTGGTGGCCGCCGGCTTTGGAGAGTTTCAACCGATCGCCGATGGCGACAGCGACGAAGCCCGGGCCACCAACCGGCGCATCGAGCTCAAGCTTACCGAGCGCTGA
- a CDS encoding MotA/TolQ/ExbB proton channel family protein, with the protein MAKLTLSGWGISEDGSGADPHKLSSPLVFFWSMMIFLILSGFVAAILYRQIQDAFLANPGLNGLIVGVLAVGVLLVFTHVLRLRPEVRWVNSLRATGDAEKVGRDPVLLAPMRALIGRRQEMALSTSSLRSILDSIATRLDESRDTSRYLIGLLVFLGLLGTFWGLLGTIGSINQVIQSLNPGSGGTEDVLSTLKTGLSAPLEGMGTAFSSSLFGLAGSLILGFLDLQAGRAQNRFYTELENWLSTMTDLDSDVSVPVEGAGTTEEIRMLSERMQKLSQDSGMTPRTTAAMASLAEGIQGLVKNMRSEQQMLRDWIEAQQSESRRMRETLDKLSEKIGDK; encoded by the coding sequence ATGGCGAAACTGACATTGTCTGGATGGGGTATCTCTGAAGACGGCAGCGGCGCGGACCCGCACAAATTGTCCAGCCCGCTAGTGTTCTTCTGGAGCATGATGATCTTTCTCATCCTCTCCGGATTCGTGGCAGCGATCCTCTACCGTCAGATCCAGGATGCCTTTCTCGCAAATCCAGGCCTGAATGGTCTGATCGTCGGTGTTCTCGCCGTTGGCGTGCTTCTGGTTTTTACCCATGTGCTGAGGCTCAGGCCGGAGGTTCGCTGGGTGAACTCCCTGCGTGCCACGGGCGATGCTGAAAAGGTAGGCCGGGACCCGGTGCTGCTGGCTCCGATGCGGGCGCTGATCGGACGTCGCCAGGAAATGGCGCTGTCGACCTCATCGCTGCGGTCGATTCTCGATTCGATCGCAACCCGTCTCGACGAGTCTCGCGACACCTCCCGCTATCTCATCGGACTTCTGGTTTTCCTTGGGCTTCTGGGAACGTTCTGGGGGCTGCTCGGAACCATCGGTTCGATCAATCAGGTGATCCAGTCGCTCAATCCCGGCAGCGGTGGCACGGAAGATGTGCTCTCGACACTCAAGACCGGATTGTCGGCGCCGCTCGAAGGGATGGGCACGGCATTTTCCTCTTCCCTGTTCGGTCTTGCCGGTTCGCTCATACTGGGCTTTCTCGACTTGCAGGCCGGGCGTGCCCAGAACCGCTTCTACACGGAGCTGGAAAACTGGCTGTCCACCATGACGGACCTTGATTCGGACGTCTCTGTGCCCGTGGAGGGCGCTGGAACCACGGAAGAAATCCGGATGCTGTCCGAACGCATGCAGAAACTGTCTCAGGATTCCGGCATGACGCCACGCACGACTGCAGCCATGGCGAGCCTCGCCGAGGGTATCCAGGGTCTGGTGAAGAACATGCGCAGTGAGCAGCAGATGCTGCGGGACTGGATCGAGGCGCAGCAATCGGAATCGCGGCGAATGCGCGAAACGCTCGACAAGCTCTCCGAAAAGATCGGAGACAAGTAA
- a CDS encoding inositol monophosphatase family protein, translating into MARSALLNVMVQSALKAGRSLARDFGEVQNLQVSLKGPGDYVSQADHKAETIIKTELLRARPTYGFMGEESIETPGTDGAHRWIVDPLDGTTNFLHGIPHFAVSIALERNNEIVAGVIYNPGTDELYTAERGGGAFLNDRRLRVAGRKSISDAVIGTGVPHLGRGHHGQFLVELRHVMGECAGIRRMGAAALDLAYVAAGRLDGFWEKPLEAWDMAAGIILIREAGGFVADTSGGTDMFGTRSIAAGNEYMLKNVLELVQRPVPAA; encoded by the coding sequence ATGGCGCGTTCAGCCCTTCTCAATGTGATGGTGCAATCGGCACTCAAGGCCGGTCGCTCGCTGGCGCGCGATTTTGGCGAGGTTCAGAACCTGCAGGTTTCGCTCAAGGGGCCCGGTGATTATGTCAGCCAGGCCGACCACAAGGCCGAGACCATCATCAAGACCGAATTGCTTCGCGCCCGGCCGACCTACGGTTTCATGGGCGAGGAGAGCATCGAGACACCGGGCACCGATGGTGCGCATCGCTGGATCGTTGATCCGCTTGATGGCACGACGAACTTTCTGCACGGCATTCCGCATTTTGCCGTGTCGATTGCGCTGGAGCGCAACAACGAGATTGTCGCCGGGGTGATCTACAATCCAGGCACCGACGAGCTCTATACTGCGGAACGCGGCGGCGGTGCGTTTCTCAACGACCGCCGCTTGCGGGTGGCGGGACGGAAGTCGATCTCCGACGCCGTCATCGGGACGGGGGTTCCCCATCTTGGCCGCGGGCATCATGGCCAGTTTCTGGTCGAGCTTCGCCATGTGATGGGAGAGTGCGCAGGCATTCGCCGCATGGGCGCTGCAGCTCTTGATCTCGCTTATGTGGCCGCAGGCAGGCTCGACGGCTTTTGGGAAAAGCCGCTTGAAGCCTGGGATATGGCCGCCGGAATCATTCTGATCCGCGAAGCGGGTGGCTTTGTGGCCGATACCTCTGGTGGCACGGACATGTTCGGCACCCGATCCATTGCGGCAGGCAATGAATACATGCTCAAAAACGTTCTGGAACTGGTGCAAAGGCCCGTTCCTGCGGCCTGA
- the efp gene encoding elongation factor P, producing MKINGNEIRPGNVLEHNGGLWAVVKTNAVKPGKGGAFNQVEMKNLIDGTKLNERFRASETVERIRLEQKDFQFLYEQGEALVFMDLESYEQLELQKDFVGDRRAFLQDGMMVTVELYDERPIGIALPDHVTLAIAEADPVVKGQTAASSYKPAILENGVRIMVPPFISSGERVVVDTNELTYLRRAD from the coding sequence ATGAAAATCAATGGCAATGAAATTCGTCCCGGCAACGTGCTTGAGCACAATGGTGGCCTTTGGGCGGTTGTGAAAACCAATGCGGTCAAGCCTGGAAAGGGCGGCGCTTTCAACCAGGTCGAGATGAAGAACCTGATCGATGGCACCAAGCTCAATGAGCGCTTCCGGGCTTCCGAAACTGTCGAGCGCATCCGGCTCGAACAGAAGGATTTCCAGTTCCTCTATGAGCAGGGTGAAGCTCTGGTCTTCATGGATCTCGAAAGCTACGAACAGCTTGAGCTGCAAAAGGACTTTGTCGGCGACCGCCGTGCGTTCCTTCAGGACGGCATGATGGTGACGGTTGAGCTCTATGACGAGCGGCCGATCGGCATCGCGCTTCCAGATCATGTCACGTTGGCGATCGCGGAAGCCGATCCTGTGGTCAAGGGCCAGACGGCTGCGTCGTCCTACAAGCCCGCGATCCTGGAGAACGGCGTGCGCATCATGGTGCCGCCTTTCATTTCCTCCGGTGAGCGTGTGGTGGTCGACACCAACGAGCTGACCTATCTTCGCCGCGCCGACTAA
- a CDS encoding tetratricopeptide repeat protein, whose translation MSDASTSRSLLKPPERRLSGLELLPVVLVSAGLALAAAPALAQDAEPTAEAATEAAAEPAVPVQSDAADIKEDAVDAMAKAFGAFQRGYYLTAMELALPRAQLGDPAAQTLLAELFASGLGVPRSMNDAAFWYGQAAEGGDAAAQFKYAVMLLEGRHVEPDRKKSEVLMKKAADAGNAFAQFNHAQTLVSAKPGPTGILEALPYFEQAAERGVPDAQYALAQIYNNTAGIPEQKRARAREYMEKAARAGFDTAQLDYAIWLIDGIGGDKDYENGFRWMEVAASRGNVVAQNRMAVLHINGIGTLGDPVQAGKWYILSRRAGFDDRSLDDFYQGLTDEEQKQAIEAANAFGKR comes from the coding sequence ATGTCAGATGCATCCACTTCTCGTTCTCTTTTGAAACCGCCGGAGCGCAGGCTTTCGGGCCTTGAGCTTTTGCCCGTGGTTCTTGTGTCTGCGGGGCTTGCGCTTGCCGCGGCGCCGGCACTCGCCCAGGATGCCGAGCCGACGGCGGAGGCGGCAACCGAAGCCGCCGCTGAACCGGCAGTTCCTGTGCAGAGTGACGCAGCCGATATCAAGGAAGATGCTGTTGATGCGATGGCAAAGGCCTTTGGGGCGTTTCAGCGTGGCTACTATCTGACCGCCATGGAATTGGCACTGCCGCGCGCGCAGCTTGGGGATCCTGCGGCGCAGACCCTGCTGGCCGAACTGTTCGCATCCGGTCTGGGGGTTCCTCGCAGTATGAATGACGCTGCGTTCTGGTACGGGCAGGCAGCAGAAGGCGGTGATGCGGCCGCTCAGTTCAAATATGCCGTCATGCTGCTTGAGGGGCGGCATGTGGAACCGGACCGTAAAAAGTCCGAGGTGCTGATGAAAAAGGCCGCTGATGCCGGCAATGCCTTCGCCCAGTTCAATCACGCGCAGACTCTGGTGTCCGCCAAGCCGGGCCCTACGGGCATTCTCGAGGCGCTGCCCTATTTCGAGCAGGCCGCGGAGCGTGGCGTGCCGGACGCCCAGTACGCGCTTGCCCAGATTTACAACAACACAGCCGGCATTCCCGAACAAAAACGAGCCCGGGCGCGCGAATATATGGAAAAGGCCGCACGGGCCGGCTTCGATACGGCGCAACTTGATTACGCGATCTGGCTGATTGACGGCATCGGCGGCGACAAGGATTACGAGAACGGGTTCCGGTGGATGGAAGTGGCAGCCAGCCGTGGCAATGTGGTTGCGCAAAACCGGATGGCGGTGCTCCATATCAACGGCATCGGAACCCTTGGTGATCCGGTTCAGGCGGGAAAATGGTACATCCTTTCCCGCCGCGCCGGATTCGATGATCGCTCGCTCGATGACTTCTATCAGGGCTTGACCGACGAAGAGCAGAAACAGGCGATCGAGGCGGCCAACGCGTTTGGCAAGCGCTGA
- a CDS encoding thiamine phosphate synthase, with translation MTSPANRCRLVLVTPDIADAGELAEIMANALRGGDVASVIIPQHGIDEKSFQQRCEALIPVIQAAGAAALVAGDTRVAGRVRADGLHIEAGPTAMAEAVERHAPGLIVGGGNAKERHAALSIGEAQPDYLIFGSIAGDIKPEPHPKNLALAEWWADMIEIPCVLMGGTSTAFVEEMAATDAEFIAFGQAVFSQPADAPRLVAEINAVLDEKAPRFGA, from the coding sequence ATGACCAGCCCCGCCAACCGCTGCCGCCTCGTACTGGTAACGCCTGACATTGCCGATGCAGGTGAACTCGCCGAGATTATGGCAAATGCGCTGCGTGGCGGCGACGTGGCCTCGGTCATCATTCCGCAACACGGGATCGATGAGAAAAGCTTCCAGCAGCGCTGTGAAGCGTTGATTCCGGTGATCCAGGCCGCTGGCGCCGCGGCACTTGTCGCAGGCGACACACGGGTTGCGGGCCGGGTTCGCGCAGATGGTCTGCACATTGAGGCCGGGCCGACCGCAATGGCGGAAGCGGTCGAACGGCATGCACCGGGCCTGATTGTCGGTGGCGGAAATGCGAAGGAACGCCATGCGGCGTTGTCCATCGGAGAGGCGCAGCCAGACTACCTGATCTTCGGGTCGATCGCGGGCGACATCAAACCGGAACCGCACCCCAAGAACCTGGCGCTTGCGGAATGGTGGGCTGACATGATCGAAATTCCCTGTGTCCTGATGGGCGGCACCAGCACCGCCTTTGTGGAAGAAATGGCTGCGACGGACGCCGAGTTCATTGCTTTCGGCCAGGCGGTGTTTTCGCAACCCGCTGACGCACCGCGGCTGGTTGCCGAGATCAATGCCGTGCTTGACGAAAAAGCGCCACGGTTTGGGGCATAA
- a CDS encoding sulfite exporter TauE/SafE family protein — protein MMTDPIFYAVAIPAVFLVGLSKGGFGGAMALLGVPLMALAIPPVQAAAILLPILIVMDAVTLWSWRKHWDPATLLIMVPGAVIGITIGWATAAWITDPIIRLIVGCVALWFFARYVTLALAARRNASPAPADEHRPVRGGLWGALAGFTSFVSHAGGPPYQIYTLPLRQDPKVYTGTSVRFFAIINAIKLVPYFALGQFDIANLSTSLVLAPIAPVATLAGAYIVKRMKPEIFYPFMYAMVFLTALKLIWDGVVHLLAG, from the coding sequence ATGATGACAGACCCCATCTTCTATGCCGTCGCCATTCCGGCGGTCTTTCTGGTGGGCCTCTCCAAAGGCGGCTTTGGCGGCGCGATGGCGCTGCTCGGCGTGCCACTGATGGCCCTGGCGATACCCCCTGTGCAGGCGGCTGCGATCCTGCTTCCGATCCTGATCGTGATGGACGCCGTGACCCTGTGGAGCTGGCGCAAGCACTGGGACCCCGCAACCCTTTTGATCATGGTGCCGGGTGCGGTCATCGGCATCACCATTGGATGGGCAACCGCCGCCTGGATCACCGATCCGATCATCCGGTTGATCGTCGGCTGCGTGGCGCTTTGGTTTTTCGCTCGCTATGTGACCCTGGCACTTGCTGCAAGGCGCAACGCCAGTCCGGCACCAGCGGATGAGCACCGGCCCGTCAGGGGCGGACTCTGGGGAGCGTTGGCGGGATTTACCAGTTTCGTCTCCCATGCCGGAGGCCCGCCCTACCAGATCTACACCTTGCCGCTCAGGCAGGATCCGAAGGTGTACACAGGAACCAGCGTCCGGTTTTTCGCGATCATCAACGCGATCAAGCTTGTGCCCTACTTCGCCCTGGGTCAGTTCGACATTGCCAACCTGTCGACGTCTCTCGTACTGGCGCCGATCGCGCCGGTGGCAACGCTGGCGGGCGCCTACATCGTCAAGCGCATGAAGCCAGAGATCTTCTATCCCTTCATGTATGCAATGGTGTTTCTGACCGCGCTCAAGCTGATCTGGGACGGGGTTGTCCACCTATTGGCAGGATGA
- a CDS encoding acyl-CoA synthetase: protein MNGTTSVTANPYETDLNRHAANYQPLTPLVHLERAALIHPDHIAIIHGSQRTSYAMFLERSKRLANALGSVGIGKGDTVSVMLSNTPAMLEAHHGVPMTGAVLHSINTRLDAQAIAFQLDHAETKVLIVDREFSAVMAEALALAAAKPLVIDYDDTEYPDDAPFAKGERIGTHDYDTFVSAGAPDFIRSAPDDEWDSVSLNYTSGTTGNPKGVVYHHRGAALMGYSNVIASGMGRHPVYLWTLPMFHCNGWCFPWTLGVVAGTHVCLRWVRAKAMYDAIADHGVTHLCGAPIVMSTLLNAPETEKRDFSQTVSFNTAAAPPPEAVLAGMADAGFEVVHLYGLTETYGPAVVNEWKSEWSKLDRSERTARKARQGVRYPALEDLAVLDPETMENTPADGETIGEVMFRGNIVMKGYLKNPEASAEAFRGGWFHSGDLGVMHPDGYLQLKDRSKDIIISGGENISSIEVEDALYKHPAIMAAAVVARPDDKWGETPCAFVELRPGQTLSEAEVIEHCRGLLARFKCPRSVVFREVPKTSTGKIQKFLLREEARSLGNP, encoded by the coding sequence ATGAACGGGACCACAAGCGTGACCGCCAATCCTTATGAAACCGACCTCAACCGCCACGCCGCCAACTACCAGCCTTTGACGCCATTGGTGCATCTCGAGCGGGCGGCGCTCATCCACCCTGATCACATCGCGATCATACATGGCTCCCAGCGGACGAGCTATGCGATGTTTCTCGAGCGCTCGAAGCGGCTCGCCAACGCACTGGGCAGCGTTGGCATCGGCAAGGGCGACACCGTTTCGGTGATGCTGTCGAACACGCCCGCAATGCTCGAGGCTCACCATGGTGTTCCGATGACCGGCGCGGTTCTCCACTCCATCAACACCCGGCTTGACGCACAGGCCATCGCTTTCCAGCTCGATCACGCAGAAACCAAGGTGCTGATTGTCGATCGCGAATTCTCGGCCGTCATGGCTGAGGCATTGGCGCTGGCTGCCGCAAAACCGCTGGTGATCGATTATGACGACACCGAATATCCCGACGATGCGCCCTTCGCCAAGGGCGAGCGCATCGGAACCCATGACTATGACACCTTTGTCAGCGCCGGAGCCCCGGATTTCATTCGATCAGCCCCTGACGACGAATGGGATTCAGTGTCATTGAACTACACCTCCGGCACCACCGGCAATCCGAAAGGCGTGGTCTACCATCACCGGGGCGCTGCACTTATGGGATACTCCAATGTCATCGCATCAGGCATGGGCAGGCATCCTGTGTATCTTTGGACATTGCCGATGTTCCATTGCAATGGCTGGTGTTTCCCCTGGACGCTCGGCGTCGTCGCAGGCACCCATGTGTGCCTCCGCTGGGTTCGCGCCAAGGCAATGTATGATGCGATCGCCGATCATGGCGTTACCCACCTGTGTGGCGCGCCGATCGTCATGTCGACCCTGCTCAATGCCCCGGAAACGGAAAAACGCGACTTCTCCCAGACCGTAAGCTTCAACACCGCCGCGGCTCCCCCGCCCGAAGCAGTGCTTGCCGGCATGGCTGATGCCGGTTTCGAGGTGGTCCATCTTTACGGACTGACCGAGACCTATGGTCCCGCCGTCGTCAATGAATGGAAGTCGGAATGGTCAAAACTCGACCGTTCCGAGCGCACAGCCAGGAAAGCCAGACAGGGTGTGCGTTATCCCGCACTGGAAGATCTGGCGGTGTTGGATCCCGAAACCATGGAAAACACACCCGCCGACGGCGAAACCATCGGCGAGGTCATGTTTCGCGGCAATATTGTCATGAAGGGCTACCTCAAGAACCCGGAAGCCAGTGCCGAAGCGTTCCGTGGCGGATGGTTTCACTCCGGCGATCTTGGTGTCATGCACCCCGACGGCTACCTGCAGCTCAAGGACCGCTCCAAGGACATCATCATATCCGGCGGCGAGAACATCTCGTCGATTGAGGTCGAGGATGCGCTGTACAAACATCCCGCAATCATGGCTGCAGCGGTCGTCGCCCGGCCCGATGACAAATGGGGCGAAACGCCATGCGCCTTTGTTGAACTGCGCCCCGGTCAGACGCTGAGCGAAGCCGAAGTCATCGAGCATTGCCGCGGTTTGCTGGCGCGCTTCAAATGCCCCCGTTCGGTTGTTTTCCGCGAAGTCCCGAAGACTTCGACCGGAAAGATCCAGAAATTCCTGCTGCGCGAAGAAGCCCGGTCTCTGGGCAATCCTTGA
- a CDS encoding ArsR/SmtB family transcription factor — protein sequence MTKDVFHAIADPNRRHLLEELRRQPQTVNELADGLPISRPAVSQHLKALLDSGLVTVESKGTSRIYAVRMDGFMHVNLWVDQFWS from the coding sequence ATGACCAAGGATGTTTTCCATGCCATCGCCGATCCGAACCGGCGCCATCTTCTGGAGGAGCTGCGGCGGCAACCGCAAACGGTCAATGAGCTTGCCGATGGATTGCCGATCAGCCGGCCCGCGGTTTCCCAGCACCTGAAAGCCCTGCTCGACAGCGGCCTGGTCACGGTGGAGAGCAAGGGCACAAGCCGCATCTATGCCGTCAGGATGGATGGCTTCATGCATGTCAATCTGTGGGTCGACCAGTTCTGGTCCTGA
- a CDS encoding YdcH family protein — protein MSIDAHLASLEKKHGELEAELRVVLSQPSSHTETIVDIKRRKLRLKDEINRLRPHTEH, from the coding sequence ATGTCGATTGACGCTCATCTCGCATCGCTTGAGAAGAAACATGGTGAACTTGAAGCCGAGCTTCGGGTCGTACTTTCACAGCCTTCTTCCCATACCGAAACGATTGTCGATATCAAGCGTCGTAAGTTGCGTCTCAAGGACGAGATCAACCGTCTCAGGCCTCATACCGAACATTGA
- a CDS encoding YdcH family protein, translated as MSDQEQAEIRMLVARLRHEHEDFDVAINAMIQTGCDQLRIQRMKKKKLAIKDKITEIEDQIIPDIIA; from the coding sequence ATGTCCGACCAGGAACAGGCGGAGATTCGCATGTTGGTGGCGCGATTGCGCCATGAGCATGAAGACTTTGACGTTGCCATTAACGCCATGATTCAGACGGGATGCGATCAGTTGCGCATCCAGCGAATGAAGAAGAAAAAGCTGGCGATCAAGGACAAGATCACCGAGATCGAAGACCAGATCATTCCAGATATTATAGCCTGA